In Papaver somniferum cultivar HN1 chromosome 1, ASM357369v1, whole genome shotgun sequence, a genomic segment contains:
- the LOC113362389 gene encoding cyclin-dependent kinase F-4-like: MEYCSYTLIDKVGEGTFGYVWKAIDNLSADGSEIVAIKEMKKLYSSLEECLELPEVRALVKLYGDPNIVGLRKLIFDNQVLYLVFDYEESTLYRLMHDKINLCTDAELLNGLLENRIGLFSESRIRRWSRQILLALAQMHRPGGYMHRDLKPDNLLVAREGDSIKIADFGQAREIDSKSPCSDYVTTRMYRAPEVLLNSVSYTSAVDMWAVGAIMAELYSFRPLFPGKNRADQLYMICSVIGSPTYESWAEGIQLANWCGYKFPQVHPYGISTMIPSASHEAIDLIKSLCSWDPKNRPTAMEALKHPYFAPDMRELPEATTSAKLEQRIYPNQTCFGEKLLGPFSPVRDITFEDMLKRVWAEDTSAKFAQRIYPNQTCFGVELFGPFSPVGNMTSQDLFESVWGCSLDASFREITHQEKQTAAAAHAF; the protein is encoded by the coding sequence ATGGAGTATTGTAGTTATACTCTGATTGATAAAGTTGGCGAAGGAACCTTCGGATACGTATGGAAAGCTATAGATAATCTAAGTGCTGATGGTTCTGAAATTGTAGCAATAAAGGAGATGAAGAAATTATATTCGTCCTTGGAAGAATGCCTTGAACTTCCAGAAGTCAGGGCATTGGTTAAACTCTATGGGGATCCGAATATCGTCGGACTCagaaaactcatctttgacaatcAGGTGTTATATTTGGTCTTTGATTACGAAGAATCTACTCTGTATCGCCTTATGCATGATAAGATCAATCTTTGTACGGATGCTGAGTTACTAAACGGGTTATTGGAGAACAGGATAGGCCTTTTTTCGGAGTCTCGGATACGACGCTGGTCTCGTCAAATCTTGCTAGCTCTTGCACAGATGCATCGTCCTGGTGGATATATGCATCGAGATCTAAAACCAGATAACTTGCTGGTCGCTAGAGAAGGAGATTCAATAAAGATCGCGGATTTTGGTCAAGCTAgggaaattgattctaaatcaccGTGTTCAGATTATGTTACTACACGGATGTACCGCGCACCTGAAGTGTTGTTAAACTCGGTTTCGTATACCTCTGCTGTTGATATGTGGGCAGTTGGGGCTATAATGGCCGAACTGTATTCGTTTCGTCCTCTTTTTCCTGGTAAGAATCGAGCAGATCAGCTGTATATGATTTGCAGTGTAATCGGAAGTCCAACTTATGAGTCGTGGGCAGAAGGAATACAACTTGCCAATTGGTGTGGTTACAAGTTTCCTCAAGTACATCCATATGGTATTTCTACAATGATACCATCTGCTAGTCATGAGGCTATAGATCTGATTAAATCCCTTTGTTCCTGGGATCCAAAAAACAGACCAACAGCTATGGAGGCTCTGAAGCATCCTTACTTTGCGCCCGATATGCGTGAATTGCCAGAAGCGACAACAAGTGCAAAATTGGAGCAGAGAATATATCCTAATCAGACTTGCTTTGGTGAAAAACTTCTTGGCCCTTTCTCCCCTGTTAGAGATATTACATTTGAAGATATGTTAAAGAGGGTTTGGGCAGAGGATACAAGTGCAAAGTTCGCGCAGAGAATATATCCTAATCAGACTTGCTTTGGTGTAGAACTTTTTGGCCCTTTCTCCCCTGTAGGAAACATGACAAGCCAAGATCTGTTTGAGAGTGTTTGGGGTTGCAGTTTAGATGCCTCTTTCAGAGAGATAACTCATCAGGAGAAGCAGACAGCAGCAGCAGCGCATGCTTTCTAA